The region CACCTGCAGCGTCGAGACCGGGTCGAACCTGCCGTCCTGCCAGACGGTGGTGTTGCCGGCGCCGAGGCAGGCGATCACGCCGCTGTGGAGCCCGGAGACGTGAAAGAGCGGAGTGCTGGTCAACGCGCGCGAGGGCGGCAACGTGAACCCGGCCGGGACTCGCGCCGCGATGATCGCCTGCTGCGCCTGCACCAGGCAGTTCAGGTTGCGGTGGGAGTGCACGGCGCCCTTCGGGCGCCCCGTCGTACCGGACGTATAGAGGATCAGTGCCGGGTCGTCCTCGTCGATCTCGACGACCGGTCGGGAGACCGGCGCGCCCTCGAGCCGTGCCGCGACCGGCGTCATGTCATCGACCAGGAGCTTGGGGGCGCAGTCGGCGATCGCGTAGTCGAGCTCGTCTCGCGCCCACCAGACGTTGAGCCCGACCGCGATCGCACCGATCGACACCGTGGCCCAGAACAGCACCACCCACTCGATCGAGTTCTTGCCCAGGATCGCGACCCGGTCGCCCTTCTCGACGCCTTGCTCGACGAGATACGCCGCGACCCGGCCGACCGCCGCGTGGTGCTGTGCGTAGGTGATCCGGCGATCGCCGTCGACGACGTACTCCCGGTCGCCGAACTCCAGCGACCGGTCCAGGAGGTCGCCCATCGTCGCGAGCCGGTCGCGGAAAACCGTGAGGCGTACGCCGAGGACGTCTTCCTCGGTAAGGTCAAAGTTCATGGGGGTTCCCGCTCACGAGCAGATCCGCAACCTGTTGGGTCGCTACTGCGAACGAATGGACGCCGGCGACTTCGCGGGCCTCGGCGCTCTGTTCGCACACGGCAGCCTTGCTGATGACAACGGCACGGTGTTCGCGACCGGCGCCGCCGAGATGCAGGCGATGTGGGAGCGACAGACGATGACCTACGGCGGGTCGCCGCGCACCCGTCACGTCACGGCCAACCCGGTGATCGAGGTCGACGAAGACGCCGGCGTCGCCACCTGCAGCTCGTCCTACGTGGTGTTCCAGGGAGTCGACGACTTCGCGCTCCAGCCGATCGTCACCGGACGGTACGCCGACCGGTTCGCGCGCGGCGACGACGGCGGGTGGTACTTCACGGCACGCCGTTATGCCGTCGACCACGTCGGCGACCTCTCTCACCATCTGAAGTTCGAGATGCCGAACGGCTAGTTGACTCGCCGGTCCGCGCCCTGCCAGTACTGCGCCCGCAGCGCCTTCTTATCGGGCTTGCCCAGCGCCGAAAGCGGGATCGCGTCGACGAAGTCCACCGACTTCGGGGCGT is a window of Mycobacteriales bacterium DNA encoding:
- a CDS encoding nuclear transport factor 2 family protein, which encodes MGVPAHEQIRNLLGRYCERMDAGDFAGLGALFAHGSLADDNGTVFATGAAEMQAMWERQTMTYGGSPRTRHVTANPVIEVDEDAGVATCSSSYVVFQGVDDFALQPIVTGRYADRFARGDDGGWYFTARRYAVDHVGDLSHHLKFEMPNG